A part of Chanos chanos chromosome 9, fChaCha1.1, whole genome shotgun sequence genomic DNA contains:
- the rbm39b gene encoding RNA-binding protein 39b isoform X1, with amino-acid sequence MTKPSKSLFASGRDVRQRCHPALTVQQRKWDDTKSSSANGHEERSKKKKRSRSRSRSRSLERRRSRSRDRKKSRDRRKSRSRERKRSRSRDRRRSHSRERAGRYRGRRSPFLGPKFNGGPGGKTGPPHATKLSGRRSRSRSPFRKDKSPVRQPIDNISPEERDARTVFCMQLAARIRPRDLEDFFSAVGKVRDVRMISDRNSRRSKGIAYVEFVDVNSVPLAIGLTGQRLLGVPIIVQASQAEKNRAAALANNLQKGSSGPMRLYVGSLHFNITEDMLRGIFEPFGRIESIQLMMDSETGRSKGYGFISFADAECAKKALEQLNGFELAGRPMKVGHVTERTDASTASSFLDNDELERTGIDLGTTGRLQLMARLAEGTGLQIPPAAQQALQMSGSIPFGNLAAVTAAATPALTLNPGMNQALNLPTQPLATHCLQLSNMFNPQSENEPGWDTEIQDDVIEECNKHGGIVHIYVDKNSPQGNVYVKCPTIPTAMAAVNALHGRWFAGKMITAAYVPLPTYHNLFPDSVTATQLLKPTRR; translated from the exons tgtgagacagagatgCCATCCAGCTCTCACAGTCCAACAGCGAAAATGG GATGACACGAAGTCCTCTAGTGCAAATGGCCATGAGGAACGGAGTAAGAA GAAAAAGCGAAGCCGGAGCAGGAGCCGCAGCAGGAGTCTGGAGCGTCGaaggagcaggagcagggaCCGCAAGAAGAGCCGCGACCGTCGCAAGAGCAGGAGTCGTGAGCGCAAACGGTCCCGTAGCAGAGATAGGAGACGTTCGCACAGCCGAGAACGGGCCGGACGGTACCGAGGACGTAGGAGTCCCTT CTTGGGGCCGAAATTTAACGGTGGTCCTGGAGGGAAGACTGGCCCACCACATGCCACTAAGCTAAG tggcAGACGCTCCCGAAGCCGAAGTCCCTTCAGGAAAGACAAAAGCCCTGTCCG GCAACCCATAGATAACATCagtccagaggagagagacgcTCGCACCGTGTTCTGCATGCAGTTAGCTGCCCGAATCCGACCCAGAGACCTGGAGGATTTCTTCTCCGCCGTGGGAAAA GTGCGCGATGTGCGGATGATATCGGACAGGAACTCGAGGAGGTCAAAGGGCATTGCCTACGTTGAGTTCGTGGATGTGAATTCTGTTCCTCTGGCCATTGGGTTGACAGGACAGAGGCTGCTGGGAGTGCCTATCATTGTCCAAGCGTCACAG gcggaGAAGAACAGAGCGGCTGCGTTGGCCAATAACCTGCAGAAGGGCAGCTCAGGGCCTATGCGTCTGTATGTGGGCTCTCTTCACTTTAACATCACAGAGGACATGCTGAGGGGCATCTTTGAGCCATTCGGCAGG ATCGAGAGTATACAGCTCATGATGGACAGTGAAACTGGAAGATCTAAAGGCTACGGCTTCATATCA tttgcAGATGCTGAGTGTGCGAAGAAGGCTCTGGAGCAGCTGAACGGGTTTGAGCTTGCCGGGCGGCCGATGAAGGTGGGTCATGTAACAGAACGAACAGACGCCTCAACGGCCAGCTCGTTCCTGGACAACGATGAGCTGGAGCGGACTGGCATTGACCTGGGCACCACGGGCCGGCTACAGCTCATGGCACGGCTGGCAGAGG gtACAGGTTTGCAGATTCCTCCTGCAGCCCAGCAGGCTTTGCAAATGAGTGGCTCTATTCCATTTGGGAACCTGGCAGCTGTCACAG CTGCAGCCACGCCCGCCTTGACCCTGAACCCTGGGATGAATCAAGCACTGAACCTTCCCACCCAACCACTGGCCACACACTGTCTCCAGCTCTCCAACATGTTCAACCCACAGTC GGAGAATGAGCCAGGCTGGGACACGGAGATCCAAGATGATGTAATCGAGGAATGCAACAAACATGGGGGCATTGTTCACATATACGTCGACAAAAACTCACCACAG GGTAACGTCTATGTCAAATGCCCAACTATCCCCACAGCCATGGCTGCTGTGAATGCTTTACATGGACGATGGTTTGCAG GTAAAATGATCACAGCTGCCTACGTGCCCCTCCCGACCTATCACAACCTGTTCCCAGACTCAGTCACAGCCACACAGCTACTCAAGCCCACGCGTCGATGA
- the rbm39b gene encoding RNA-binding protein 39b isoform X2 yields the protein MADDLDIEAMLEAPYKKDDTKSSSANGHEERSKKKKRSRSRSRSRSLERRRSRSRDRKKSRDRRKSRSRERKRSRSRDRRRSHSRERAGRYRGRRSPFLGPKFNGGPGGKTGPPHATKLSGRRSRSRSPFRKDKSPVRQPIDNISPEERDARTVFCMQLAARIRPRDLEDFFSAVGKVRDVRMISDRNSRRSKGIAYVEFVDVNSVPLAIGLTGQRLLGVPIIVQASQAEKNRAAALANNLQKGSSGPMRLYVGSLHFNITEDMLRGIFEPFGRIESIQLMMDSETGRSKGYGFISFADAECAKKALEQLNGFELAGRPMKVGHVTERTDASTASSFLDNDELERTGIDLGTTGRLQLMARLAEGTGLQIPPAAQQALQMSGSIPFGNLAAVTAAATPALTLNPGMNQALNLPTQPLATHCLQLSNMFNPQSENEPGWDTEIQDDVIEECNKHGGIVHIYVDKNSPQGNVYVKCPTIPTAMAAVNALHGRWFAGKMITAAYVPLPTYHNLFPDSVTATQLLKPTRR from the exons GATGACACGAAGTCCTCTAGTGCAAATGGCCATGAGGAACGGAGTAAGAA GAAAAAGCGAAGCCGGAGCAGGAGCCGCAGCAGGAGTCTGGAGCGTCGaaggagcaggagcagggaCCGCAAGAAGAGCCGCGACCGTCGCAAGAGCAGGAGTCGTGAGCGCAAACGGTCCCGTAGCAGAGATAGGAGACGTTCGCACAGCCGAGAACGGGCCGGACGGTACCGAGGACGTAGGAGTCCCTT CTTGGGGCCGAAATTTAACGGTGGTCCTGGAGGGAAGACTGGCCCACCACATGCCACTAAGCTAAG tggcAGACGCTCCCGAAGCCGAAGTCCCTTCAGGAAAGACAAAAGCCCTGTCCG GCAACCCATAGATAACATCagtccagaggagagagacgcTCGCACCGTGTTCTGCATGCAGTTAGCTGCCCGAATCCGACCCAGAGACCTGGAGGATTTCTTCTCCGCCGTGGGAAAA GTGCGCGATGTGCGGATGATATCGGACAGGAACTCGAGGAGGTCAAAGGGCATTGCCTACGTTGAGTTCGTGGATGTGAATTCTGTTCCTCTGGCCATTGGGTTGACAGGACAGAGGCTGCTGGGAGTGCCTATCATTGTCCAAGCGTCACAG gcggaGAAGAACAGAGCGGCTGCGTTGGCCAATAACCTGCAGAAGGGCAGCTCAGGGCCTATGCGTCTGTATGTGGGCTCTCTTCACTTTAACATCACAGAGGACATGCTGAGGGGCATCTTTGAGCCATTCGGCAGG ATCGAGAGTATACAGCTCATGATGGACAGTGAAACTGGAAGATCTAAAGGCTACGGCTTCATATCA tttgcAGATGCTGAGTGTGCGAAGAAGGCTCTGGAGCAGCTGAACGGGTTTGAGCTTGCCGGGCGGCCGATGAAGGTGGGTCATGTAACAGAACGAACAGACGCCTCAACGGCCAGCTCGTTCCTGGACAACGATGAGCTGGAGCGGACTGGCATTGACCTGGGCACCACGGGCCGGCTACAGCTCATGGCACGGCTGGCAGAGG gtACAGGTTTGCAGATTCCTCCTGCAGCCCAGCAGGCTTTGCAAATGAGTGGCTCTATTCCATTTGGGAACCTGGCAGCTGTCACAG CTGCAGCCACGCCCGCCTTGACCCTGAACCCTGGGATGAATCAAGCACTGAACCTTCCCACCCAACCACTGGCCACACACTGTCTCCAGCTCTCCAACATGTTCAACCCACAGTC GGAGAATGAGCCAGGCTGGGACACGGAGATCCAAGATGATGTAATCGAGGAATGCAACAAACATGGGGGCATTGTTCACATATACGTCGACAAAAACTCACCACAG GGTAACGTCTATGTCAAATGCCCAACTATCCCCACAGCCATGGCTGCTGTGAATGCTTTACATGGACGATGGTTTGCAG GTAAAATGATCACAGCTGCCTACGTGCCCCTCCCGACCTATCACAACCTGTTCCCAGACTCAGTCACAGCCACACAGCTACTCAAGCCCACGCGTCGATGA
- the rbm39b gene encoding RNA-binding protein 39b isoform X3, producing the protein MTKPSKSLFASGRDVRQRCHPALTVQQRKWDDTKSSSANGHEERSKKKKRSRSRSRSRSLERRRSRSRDRKKSRDRRKSRSRERKRSRSRDRRRSHSRERAGRYRGRRSPFGRRSRSRSPFRKDKSPVRQPIDNISPEERDARTVFCMQLAARIRPRDLEDFFSAVGKVRDVRMISDRNSRRSKGIAYVEFVDVNSVPLAIGLTGQRLLGVPIIVQASQAEKNRAAALANNLQKGSSGPMRLYVGSLHFNITEDMLRGIFEPFGRIESIQLMMDSETGRSKGYGFISFADAECAKKALEQLNGFELAGRPMKVGHVTERTDASTASSFLDNDELERTGIDLGTTGRLQLMARLAEGTGLQIPPAAQQALQMSGSIPFGNLAAVTAAATPALTLNPGMNQALNLPTQPLATHCLQLSNMFNPQSENEPGWDTEIQDDVIEECNKHGGIVHIYVDKNSPQGNVYVKCPTIPTAMAAVNALHGRWFAGKMITAAYVPLPTYHNLFPDSVTATQLLKPTRR; encoded by the exons tgtgagacagagatgCCATCCAGCTCTCACAGTCCAACAGCGAAAATGG GATGACACGAAGTCCTCTAGTGCAAATGGCCATGAGGAACGGAGTAAGAA GAAAAAGCGAAGCCGGAGCAGGAGCCGCAGCAGGAGTCTGGAGCGTCGaaggagcaggagcagggaCCGCAAGAAGAGCCGCGACCGTCGCAAGAGCAGGAGTCGTGAGCGCAAACGGTCCCGTAGCAGAGATAGGAGACGTTCGCACAGCCGAGAACGGGCCGGACGGTACCGAGGACGTAGGAGTCCCTT tggcAGACGCTCCCGAAGCCGAAGTCCCTTCAGGAAAGACAAAAGCCCTGTCCG GCAACCCATAGATAACATCagtccagaggagagagacgcTCGCACCGTGTTCTGCATGCAGTTAGCTGCCCGAATCCGACCCAGAGACCTGGAGGATTTCTTCTCCGCCGTGGGAAAA GTGCGCGATGTGCGGATGATATCGGACAGGAACTCGAGGAGGTCAAAGGGCATTGCCTACGTTGAGTTCGTGGATGTGAATTCTGTTCCTCTGGCCATTGGGTTGACAGGACAGAGGCTGCTGGGAGTGCCTATCATTGTCCAAGCGTCACAG gcggaGAAGAACAGAGCGGCTGCGTTGGCCAATAACCTGCAGAAGGGCAGCTCAGGGCCTATGCGTCTGTATGTGGGCTCTCTTCACTTTAACATCACAGAGGACATGCTGAGGGGCATCTTTGAGCCATTCGGCAGG ATCGAGAGTATACAGCTCATGATGGACAGTGAAACTGGAAGATCTAAAGGCTACGGCTTCATATCA tttgcAGATGCTGAGTGTGCGAAGAAGGCTCTGGAGCAGCTGAACGGGTTTGAGCTTGCCGGGCGGCCGATGAAGGTGGGTCATGTAACAGAACGAACAGACGCCTCAACGGCCAGCTCGTTCCTGGACAACGATGAGCTGGAGCGGACTGGCATTGACCTGGGCACCACGGGCCGGCTACAGCTCATGGCACGGCTGGCAGAGG gtACAGGTTTGCAGATTCCTCCTGCAGCCCAGCAGGCTTTGCAAATGAGTGGCTCTATTCCATTTGGGAACCTGGCAGCTGTCACAG CTGCAGCCACGCCCGCCTTGACCCTGAACCCTGGGATGAATCAAGCACTGAACCTTCCCACCCAACCACTGGCCACACACTGTCTCCAGCTCTCCAACATGTTCAACCCACAGTC GGAGAATGAGCCAGGCTGGGACACGGAGATCCAAGATGATGTAATCGAGGAATGCAACAAACATGGGGGCATTGTTCACATATACGTCGACAAAAACTCACCACAG GGTAACGTCTATGTCAAATGCCCAACTATCCCCACAGCCATGGCTGCTGTGAATGCTTTACATGGACGATGGTTTGCAG GTAAAATGATCACAGCTGCCTACGTGCCCCTCCCGACCTATCACAACCTGTTCCCAGACTCAGTCACAGCCACACAGCTACTCAAGCCCACGCGTCGATGA
- the csf1b gene encoding macrophage colony-stimulating factor 1b, with product MMDIPGPCKHSVTKDHLLQIRHLISNQLQKGCSITYAFIERRNLSDVCYVKAALPHVLELLQVQFQYARGSDSALMVLSLQRLILNIYSQHCVPDLNEELEEDPVAFERQYVSSPVRALRRVEEVLSLYLQLITQTHTPLDWNCEKEYSSQTPGVPTHRPSSTEQAAGLLGQDPQRAPSEKAYRLGLIILAVCGALFLIIIVLCFLERKA from the exons ATGATGGACATTCCTGGACCCTGTAAACATTCTGTAACCAAAGACCACCTATTGCAGATAAGACATCTG aTCAGTAACCAGCTCCAGAAGGGATGCTCAATAACCTATGCCTTTATTGAACGGAGAAATTTG agtgatgtgtgttatgtgaagGCAGCTTTGCCCCATGTGCTGGAGCTGCTCCAGGTTCAGTTTCAGTATGCTAGGGGTTCAGACAGTGCTCTGATGGTGCTGTCTCTGCAGAGGTTAATTCTCAACATCTACTCCCAGCACTGTGTGCCTGACCTCAATGAGGAACTGGAG GAAGACCCTGTTGCATTTGAGAGACAGTACGTGAGTTCTCCAGTGCGAGCGCTGCGGAGAGTAGAGGAAGTGCTGTCTCTCTATCTACAactcatcacacaaacacacactccattggACTGGAACTGCGAGAAAGAATACAGCAGTCAAACTCCTGGCGTCCCAACACACAGACCCAGCAGCACAG AGCAGGCAGCAGGGCTGCTAGGACAGGACCCTCAGAGAGCGCCCAGTGAGAAGGCCTACAGGCTGGGTCTGATCATTCTGGCCGTCTGTGGAGCCCTGTTCCTCATCATTATTGTTCTCTGCTTTCTAGAGAGGAAG GCGTAA